The genomic interval TCTGTAAACTGGTAAGGTCCCAAACCAATATAATCTACTTTTTTGTCAAGTAAACTGTTACAATCTTCAGCTGTATTTGCAGTTCCCCCAATTATAAAAGAAACTCCTAAATACGCACGAACCACTAACGGACATTCATCATTCTTTCCTAAATGTACTCCGTCTGCTTTTACAGATTTCGCAATTTTGTAGTGATCGTTTATAATAAGTTTAGCTTTAAAACTATTTGTTATTTCTCTTGCTTTATTAGCGGTTTCTAAAATAATTTCAGCATCAAAATTTTTTAAACGTAATTGCACCCATTCTGCTCCTGCTACACATGCTTTTTGTATGTTTTCTAAATGTTGTTCTGGCGTTTTTCCTTGTGATATATATTGTAATTTACTTATCATTCGTTTTGATAATTATGCGTTCCTAATAAAGATTCATTAGAAATTAAAAACTGTTCTGTATACAATTTTGTATTTCTACAAGCGTCTTCTAAAGGAATC from Polaribacter sejongensis carries:
- the thiE gene encoding thiamine phosphate synthase, whose product is MISKLQYISQGKTPEQHLENIQKACVAGAEWVQLRLKNFDAEIILETANKAREITNSFKAKLIINDHYKIAKSVKADGVHLGKNDECPLVVRAYLGVSFIIGGTANTAEDCNSLLDKKVDYIGLGPYQFTETKKNLSPVLGVLGYRKILEELQTETLIIAIGGITLKDVPEIINTGIYGIAVSGEITKEVSSIAEFQEILN